A portion of the Lolium rigidum isolate FL_2022 chromosome 1, APGP_CSIRO_Lrig_0.1, whole genome shotgun sequence genome contains these proteins:
- the LOC124672682 gene encoding MADS-box transcription factor 7 isoform X2 has translation MGRGRVELKRIENKINRQVTFAKRRNGLLKKAYELSVLCDAEVALIVFSNRGKLYEFCSTQSMTKTLEKYQKCSYAGPETTVQNRENEQLKNSRNEYLKLKARVDNLQRTQRNLLGEDLDSLGIKELESLEKQLDSSLKHIRTTRTQIMVDQLTELQRREQMFSEANKCLRIKMQLEESNQVHGQQLWEHNNNLLSYERQPEVQPPMNGGNGFFHPLDPAGEPTLHIGYPQESLNGSCMTTFMSPWLP, from the exons ATGGGGCGGGGCAGGGTGGAGCTCAAGCGGATCGAGAACAAGATCAACCGCCAGGTCACCTTCGCCAAGCGCAGGAACGGGCTGCTCAAGAAGGCGTACGAGCTCTCCGTGCTATGCGACGCCGAGGTCGCGCTCATCGTCTTCTCCAACCGCGGAAAGCTCTACGAGTTCTGCAGCACGCAGAG CATGACGAAGACACTGGAAAAGTATCAGAAATGCAGTTATGCAGGACCTGAAACAACTGTGCAGAACAGAGAAAATGAG CAACTGAAGAACAGCCGCAATGAGTACCTGAAACTAAAGGCACGTGTTGATAATTTACAGCGGACACAAAG GAATTTGCTTGGTGAAGACCTTGATTCATTAGGCATAAAGGAGCTGGAGAGCCTTGAGAAGCAACTCGATTCATCTTTGAAGCACATCAGAACAACAAGG ACACAAATTATGGTTGACCAACTGACAGAACTTCAGAGAAGG GAACAAATGTTCTCCGAAGCAAATAAGTGTCTTCGAATAAAA ATGCAGTTGGAGGAGAGCAATCAGGTTCATGGGCAGCAGCTCTGGGAGCACAACAACAACTTACTCAGCTACGAACGTCAGCCCGAAGTGCAGCCACCGATGAATGGCGGCAACGGATTCTTCCACCCTCTTGATCCTGCTGGTGAACCGACCCTTCACATAGG GTATCCTCAAGAGTCACTGAATGGCTCATGCATGACCACTTTCATGTCCCCATGGCTACCATGA
- the LOC124672682 gene encoding MADS-box transcription factor 7 isoform X1, which yields MGRGRVELKRIENKINRQVTFAKRRNGLLKKAYELSVLCDAEVALIVFSNRGKLYEFCSTQSMTKTLEKYQKCSYAGPETTVQNRENEQLKNSRNEYLKLKARVDNLQRTQRNLLGEDLDSLGIKELESLEKQLDSSLKHIRTTRTQIMVDQLTELQRREQMFSEANKCLRIKLEESNQVHGQQLWEHNNNLLSYERQPEVQPPMNGGNGFFHPLDPAGEPTLHIGYPQESLNGSCMTTFMSPWLP from the exons ATGGGGCGGGGCAGGGTGGAGCTCAAGCGGATCGAGAACAAGATCAACCGCCAGGTCACCTTCGCCAAGCGCAGGAACGGGCTGCTCAAGAAGGCGTACGAGCTCTCCGTGCTATGCGACGCCGAGGTCGCGCTCATCGTCTTCTCCAACCGCGGAAAGCTCTACGAGTTCTGCAGCACGCAGAG CATGACGAAGACACTGGAAAAGTATCAGAAATGCAGTTATGCAGGACCTGAAACAACTGTGCAGAACAGAGAAAATGAG CAACTGAAGAACAGCCGCAATGAGTACCTGAAACTAAAGGCACGTGTTGATAATTTACAGCGGACACAAAG GAATTTGCTTGGTGAAGACCTTGATTCATTAGGCATAAAGGAGCTGGAGAGCCTTGAGAAGCAACTCGATTCATCTTTGAAGCACATCAGAACAACAAGG ACACAAATTATGGTTGACCAACTGACAGAACTTCAGAGAAGG GAACAAATGTTCTCCGAAGCAAATAAGTGTCTTCGAATAAAA TTGGAGGAGAGCAATCAGGTTCATGGGCAGCAGCTCTGGGAGCACAACAACAACTTACTCAGCTACGAACGTCAGCCCGAAGTGCAGCCACCGATGAATGGCGGCAACGGATTCTTCCACCCTCTTGATCCTGCTGGTGAACCGACCCTTCACATAGG GTATCCTCAAGAGTCACTGAATGGCTCATGCATGACCACTTTCATGTCCCCATGGCTACCATGA